The following proteins come from a genomic window of Musa acuminata AAA Group cultivar baxijiao chromosome BXJ1-7, Cavendish_Baxijiao_AAA, whole genome shotgun sequence:
- the LOC135678511 gene encoding cytokinin dehydrogenase 6-like encodes MALPNISHLPPSFIVAVSLVTSLISIVGQLRPWPPTLPQGLLTLDIAGEVLLDPDATAGFSTDFGCLFRAAPAAVLRPSAPDDIAALVRFSYSSPQPFAIAARGHGHSIRGQALAPGGVVVDMASLGHGRADRISVSFDNAPLVWYVDAGGEQLWIDVLHETLKHGLAPRSWTDYLYLTVGGTLSNAGVSGQAFRHGPQISNVYELDVITGKGEMITCSHENKSDLFYGVLGGLGQFGIITRARIALEPAPQRVRWVRLIYTHFVSFSRDQELLISMMDQGFDYVEGSLLMDHTLITNWRSSFFSKTDSEKIRGLAAEFGAIYCLEGAVYYHELAMASRVDQKLHLLLQRLSFVPGFAFTNDVSYVGFLDRVHDGEVKLRSMGLWEVPHPWLNIFVPKSRIQDFEVGVFKGILMPNNSTGPVLIYPMIKNKWHDEMSAVTPDEEVFYSIGLLRSAITDDWQDLDNQNDDILGFCHREGIQFKQYMPHYASQRDWKNHFGRKWDTFVEMKRRYDPKALLSPGQRIFTSSLTDHV; translated from the exons ATGGCTCTGCCAAACATCAGCCACCTGCCACCATCCTTCATCGTGGCTGTCTCCCTCGTGACCAGCCTCATCTCCATAGTCGGCCAGCTCAGGCCATGGCCGCCCACCCTTCCTCAGGGCCTCCTCACCCTCGACATCGCTGGTGAGGTCCTTCTCGACCCCGACGCCACCGCCGGATTCTCCACCGACTTCGGCTGCCTCTTTCGGGCCGCCCCTGCCGCCGTTCTCCGCCCCTCGGCCCCCGACGACATCGCCGCCCTCGTCCGGTTCTCCTACTCCTCCCCTCAGCCTTTCGCCATCGCCGCCCGGGGCCACGGCCACTCCATCAGGGGCCAGGCCCTTGCACCCGGCGGCGTGGTCGTCGACATGGCGTCCTTGGGCCACGGCCGCGCTGACCGGATCAGCGTGTCGTTCGATAATGCGCCGCTGGTCTGGTACGTCGACGCCGGAGGCGAGCAGCTCTGGATCGACGTCTTGCATGAGACGCTCAAGCATGGCCTCGCCCCCCGCTCGTGGACTGATTACCTCTATCTGACGGTAGGTGGCACTCTGTCGAACGCCGGCGTGAGCGGCCAGGCCTTCCGTCACGGTCCGCAGATTTCCAACGTCTACGAGTTGGATGTCATCACCG GGAAAGGTGAGATGATAACCTGCTCACATGAGAACAAGTCGGACCTATTCTATGGGGTCTTAGGAGGACTCGGCCAATTCGGCATCATTACCCGAGCTCGAATCGCCTTAGAGCCAGCGCCGCAGCGGGTCCGGTGGGTGCGGCTCATCTACACTCACTTCGTCTCCTTCTCCAGGGACCAGGAGCTTCTGATCTCCATGATGGACCAAGGCTTCGACTACGTCGAGGGATCGCTGCTGATGGACCACACCCTAATCACCAACTGGAGGTCTTCCTTCTTCTCCAAGACGGACTCGGAGAAGATAAGAGGGCTGGCGGCCGAGTTCGGCGCCATCTACTGCTTGGAAGGAGCTGTATACTACCACGAGTTAGCCATGGCGTCTCGGGTGGATCAG AAGCTCCATCTGCTGCTCCAACGGCTGAGCTTTGTCCCCGGTTTCGCCTTCACCAACGACGTCTCCTACGTCGGCTTCCTGGACCGAGTTCACGATGGGGAGGTGAAGCTACGCTCCATGGGGCTTTGGGAGGTTCCTCACCCATGGCTCAACATATTCGTGCCCAAGTCCAGAATACAAGACTTCGAGGTTGGGGTCTTTAAGGGCATCCTCATGCCCAATAATTCCACGGGACCAGTGCTGATATACCCCATGATCAAGAACAA GTGGCACGATGAGATGTCGGCTGTGACCCCCGATGAAGAAGTCTTCTACTCCATCGGCCTGCTGCGATCGGCCATTACCGATGATTGGCAAGATTTGGACAACCAGAACGATGATATATTGGGGTTCTGCCATCGAGAAGGAATCCAGTTCAAGCAATACATGCCTCATTACGCATCACAGCGAGATTGGAAGAACCACTTTGGCCGCAAATGGGATACGTTTGTAGAGATGAAGAGGAGATACGACCCCAAGGCGCTGTTATCACCAGGACAACGTATATTTACGTCCTCCCTCACAGATCACGTCTAG